In Bacillus marinisedimentorum, the sequence AGTTTTCGCTTCCTCCATAAAATGCCGTGTTTTGCAGGAAATCGGTTTGATATGGCGTCATCTGCTGCTGCACATACGGATTCACCTCGTAAAACGGCGGAAAAGGCGGCATCGTCATCGATCCAGCTTCCGGCGGAAACGGCCTGGGCCGGTATGGATTGTTTCTATACAACATCTTCACCCCCATTGGCTGCTTTTCTTTCTATTTTATGTATGACAGGAAATGGATGTGTAACGCTGGAATTACTTATCAAGCCGATTTAAACCGGACCGCTGTCATGTTTTTTATGGTGGAGGGGAACACTAACAGGAGCGTTACAAAAAGGAGTGTGAAAAATGGGCAGAGGCAAATCGTTCAATCAAAAAAAACAAAATCACGAACACCGGCAGCCAAAACAGGAAGAACCTTTAATGATCGAACCTGTTGCATCTGAAGGCGACCGGCCGAAATACGTTCAAAAAACGGAGGAATGAAGGACATGGGAAAATCCAAACAGACAAAAGAACGGATGGCAAGGACAAGAAAAGAAGCGAACCAGCACCCGAACGGTGTCGTTAAGTCCAAAAAAGAACTTTACGAATCGGATAGCAGCCGGGAAAGCAACGCT encodes:
- a CDS encoding YppG family protein, yielding MGVKMLYRNNPYRPRPFPPEAGSMTMPPFPPFYEVNPYVQQQMTPYQTDFLQNTAFYGGSENWQQPFPPAGKRPMDHILGAYKTKEGYYDVDKIVQTFGQVMNTFNSAAPVMKQFGSLFLK